From the genome of Neomonachus schauinslandi chromosome 5, ASM220157v2, whole genome shotgun sequence, one region includes:
- the EID3 gene encoding EP300-interacting inhibitor of differentiation 3 — MKVEVVVGADGCSDDLSCGEADLDPHLLGLTDDEEKCRKIRKQYRQLIHNVQQNRDDIVNPASDSLTEALEEADVLFDEVSRTREAALDAQFLVLASDLGKEKAKQLNCDMSFFNQVAFCDFLFIFVGLDWMEDDEHDELSGCDDNTALSFWETVQKEATSWILQAETFHFIFGSFKSKPAPKPRLQHHKKAHKVEENGDMPTKLRKLDMSNNQEATEKEVERILGLLQTYFQKYPDTPVSYFEFVIDPNSFSRTVENIFYVSFIIRDGFARIRLDQDRLPILEPININQVGEGNDPSSHGRKQGVISLSLQDWKNIVATFEISEAMITNSY, encoded by the coding sequence ATGAAGGTGGAAGTGGTGGTGGGGGCTGATGGCTGCTCTGACGACCTCAGCTGTGGGGAAGCCGACCTAGACCCCCACCTCCTAGGGCTTACGGATGACGAGGAGAAATGCCGGAAAATCCGCAAGCAGTACCGGCAGCTCATCCATAACGTCCAGCAGAACCGTGATGACATTGTGAACCCCGCGAGCGACTCGTTAACCGAGGCTCTCGAAGAAGCAGATGTCCTGTTTGATGAAGTGAGCCGAACAAGAGAAGCAGCTCTCGATGCCCAGTTTCTTGTTTTGGCTTCTGATTTGggtaaagaaaaagcaaagcaactAAACTGTGATATGAGCTTTTTTAATCAAGTAGCGTTTTGTGACTTTCTGTTTATATTTGTGGGCCTAGACTGGATGGAAGATGATGAACATGATGAATTGAGTGGCTGTGATGATAATACAGCTCTTTCCTTCTGGGAGACCGTACAGAAGGAAGCAACATCCTGGATATTGCAGGCTGAAACATTCCACTTTATTTTTGGTTCATTCAAATCCAAACCTGCACCAAAGCCCCGACTTCAACACCACAAAAAAGCTCACAAAGTGGAAGAAAATGGGGATATGCCTACAAAACTGAGGAAGTTGGACATGAGTAATAATCaagaagcaacagaaaaagaagtagaaagaatcTTGGGATTGTTGCAAACTTACTTTCAAAAGTATCCTGATACTCCCGTGTCCTATTTTGAGTTTGTGATTGATCCAAACTCTTTTTCTCGTACTGtggagaatatattttatgtttctttcattaTAAGGGATGGTTTTGCGAGAATAAGGCTTGACCAAGACAGGCTGCCGATATTAGAGCCGATTAATATTAACCAAGTGGGTGAGGGAAATGATCCCAGTTCTCATGGCAGGAAACAAGGAGTTATATCTTTGAGTTTACAGG